Within the Chloroflexota bacterium genome, the region CTCCGGGCTCAGCACCCCCGCCGGGGCGGCGGTCGTGAAGGCGCTCCAACCGGACATCGTGGGGCACGCCAGCGGCGGACCGATCCCGATGCCACTGGCGGATCTCGAGGAGCTGATCCGGGACACGGACGGGTACCTGGAGGTCGCCTACGCCGGCAATCCGCGCTGGTCGGTCCGCCTGGTGGAGCAGCTCCGCCAGCTCCATGCGCTGCATCGGATAACCGTGGGCACCGACACGCCGTCGGGCACCGGCACGGCGCCACGCGGCATGCTGCGCACGATCGCCCTGATGACATCTCTCGGCGGCATCTCCGCACCCCAGGCGCTGTGTTTGGCCACTGGCAACACGGCGCAGGCGCACGGACTGCGCACCGGCCTCGTTCGGCCCGACTATCCGGCCGATCTGTTATTGATGGGCCGAATTCGCGGCGCGAACGGCGCGAACGCGCTCGACGCGCTCTCCTCAGGCGATCTGCCGGGTATCTCGATGGTCCTCGTGGACGGAGAGGTCCTGGTGGGCGGGCGCAGCGAGCAGATGCCCCCGCCCGAGCAGTTGGCTCAAACCGTCAAGCAACGGTGAGGAGGCGGCGGTGCCCCGCGTTCCGGTGAGCGTTGGACTCTTCCCGATCGAGCCTCCACGGCGCATGGTGGCTCTGGCGCAGCTAGCGGAGGAGCTGGGCTTTTCGTGCGCCTGGGTCGGCGATTCGCAGATGATCTGGCGCGAAGCCTACGTCGTGCTGGGCGCGATGGCGCAGGCGACGACGCGAATCGAGCTGGCGACCGGGGTGACCAACCCGGTCACTCGCCACTCCGCGGTCACGGCGGCCGCAATGGAAACGCTCCACGAGTTGACCGGCGGGCGGGTACGGCTGGGCATCGGCCTCGGCGACAGCTCCGTCGAGACGCTCGGCGCGCGGCCGGCCCGGCTCGGCGATCTGGAGGCGGCCGTTCGCGACATCCGGGCGCTCATTGCAGGCGAGACCATCGACCCCGGCGCGGTGCCGCTACGTCTCACGTATGCGAGCCCCGGCGCCCGCGTGCCAGCCTATCTGGCGGTCAGCGGTCCCCGGATTCACCGGCTCGCGGGCAGGCTTGGCGATGGCGCGATCATCCTCGTGGGCGTGGATACGTCGTTCCTGGAGGCGTCACGGACGGAGCTCGAGCACGGCGCGGCGGAAGTCGGACGGGACCTCAAGGCTGACGGGTTCAAGACCGTCTGCTGGACGCCGTGCTCGATCGCCGAGGACGGCCACCAGGCGAGGGTGGCGGTCAAGGCGCACGTCGCGCGCGTCCTGAAGCGGGATCTGCCGTTTCCTCTCAGCCCGAAGGATATGGCGATCGTCCACGAGATCCGCAGCCGCTACGAGTACTACGAGCACATGGTGGTGGGCACGGCCCATGGCGACATCGTGCCCGACGAGCTGGTCGAGAAATTCGCAGTTGCCGGCACCCCGGCCGAGGCCCGAGAGCAGATGGAGCGACTGGCGGCCACGGGGCTCGTGGACGAGATCGCGATCATCCCCCACGCCCACGACCCTGCCGACCGCGAGCGCATTCTCCGAATCGTCGCAGAAACGCTCTGACCCGCGCGCCCCGACCTGGGTCGGGCCTCGCGGCGACGACATGAGGGAGGGCACATGACGGACGTGAGCGACCTGCGGGGCTATGTCGCAATGCTGGAAGCGATGGGCGAGGTCCGTCATTTTGAAGGGGTGGACCTGCACCTGGAGGTGGGGGCGCTCACGGAGCGCGCGGCAGAAGAAGAGGGGCCGGCGCTTCTGTTCGATCGCTTCCCCGCGTTCCCCCCGGGCTATCGCGTTGTGTCAAACGTGTTCCGGACCTGCAAACGGACCGGCCCGGCCATGGGCATCGCGCCCGAGCTGCGCGGCATCGAATATCTCTACGCCTGGCGCAAGAAGCTCGCGGGGTATCGGCCAGTACCCGTTCAGTACGAGGAAGGCGGGCCCGTTCTCCAGAATCAGATGGCCGATGACGCGGTCGACCTCTTCGCGTTCCCGACGCCCACCTGGCACGAGCTGGATGGCGGGCCGTATCTCGGAACCGGCTGCGGGGTCATCACGCAGAATCCGGAAACCGGTCAGGTCAACATCGGCACGTACCGGGTCATGATCCAGGACAAACACACCGTCTCCGTGAAGATGAACATGGGCAAGCATGGGCGCCTTGCGTTCGAGCGGGCGCGCGCCAACGGCAAGCCGCTGCCCATCGCCATCACCATCGGGCAGGCCCCGGCGATCTTCCTCGCAGCGCAGATGCCGCTCCCGCCCGACGTGAACGAGTTCGAGTTCGCCGGCTACCTCCAGGGAGCGCCGGTCGCAGTGATTCGCGGGCCCGCGACCGGCTTGCCGATCCCCGCCAACGCCGAGCTGGTCCTGGAAGGGGAGCTGCCGCCCCTCCGCGATGACGAGATGCCCAGAGAGGGGCCATTCGGCGAGTGGCCCGGGTACTTCACCGACGCGAACGTGGGCGAGACGCCGATCATGCTGGTGAGGCGCGTGTACTTCCGGGACGATCCGATCATCCTAGGCGCGCCGCCCCTCAAGCCGCCGGCCAGCTACCTGCCGATACCTCTCGGCGCGGCGACGCTGTGGGAGCAGCTGGAAAAGGCCGGAATCCCGGACGTCAAGGGCGTCTGGGGGTTTGTCTATGGAGGACAGCCCGGACCCTTCACGGTCATCGCCATCAACCAGCGGTATGCGGGCCACTCCAAACAGGCGCTCCTCGTCGCCGCCGGGGCGCGCGCCGGGGCGTACGGCGGGAAGTTCGTCGTGGTGGTGGACGACGACGTCGACATCACCAATCCGGCGGATGTGATCTGGGCCATCGCGACGCGCTGCCACGTCCGGGAAGGGCTCGACATCGTGAAGAGCGTCTGGGCCTCGGTGACCGAGCCGGCGCTTCCACCCGAAGAGCGATCGCCACGCGGCTACGCGTCGGACCGCGTGCTGATCGACGCGTGTCGCCCCTTTAAGTGGATCGATCAGTTTCCGGCCGTCAACGCGTTCCCGAAGGACTTTAAGGACAAGATCGCGCAGAAGTGGGAGCTGTAGTCCGCCCGGCACCTACCGCCAAGGAAGGTGCGCGTCACGATCGCACCTCCTAAGCGGGTGCGGTAGCACGCCGCGCCCTTCGACAGGCCGGTCCTGAGCGAAGCCGAGGGCCCAGGGCGAGCGGCTTGTCCCGCACGCTGGGAGGTCATGGCGTTGGGACCGGCGCCGACGCCGGTCAGGGCTTATCGGCCGACTCCACCCGGTTCCGTCCGCGGCGCTTGGCCTTATACAGGGCTTGGTCAGCGCGAGCCACCAGCTCAGCGGCGGACGACCCGGCCAGCGGCTCCGCGGCCGCGACTCCCGCGCTGATCGTCAGGTACTTCGTCGGGCGACGCGTCGGATGGGGAATGCGCAGACTCTCCACGCTGGAACGGAGGGCCTCTCCGATGTCCATCGCGACGGGCAACGTGGTGTGCGGCAGCAAGACGGCGAACTCCT harbors:
- a CDS encoding UbiD family decarboxylase; its protein translation is MTDVSDLRGYVAMLEAMGEVRHFEGVDLHLEVGALTERAAEEEGPALLFDRFPAFPPGYRVVSNVFRTCKRTGPAMGIAPELRGIEYLYAWRKKLAGYRPVPVQYEEGGPVLQNQMADDAVDLFAFPTPTWHELDGGPYLGTGCGVITQNPETGQVNIGTYRVMIQDKHTVSVKMNMGKHGRLAFERARANGKPLPIAITIGQAPAIFLAAQMPLPPDVNEFEFAGYLQGAPVAVIRGPATGLPIPANAELVLEGELPPLRDDEMPREGPFGEWPGYFTDANVGETPIMLVRRVYFRDDPIILGAPPLKPPASYLPIPLGAATLWEQLEKAGIPDVKGVWGFVYGGQPGPFTVIAINQRYAGHSKQALLVAAGARAGAYGGKFVVVVDDDVDITNPADVIWAIATRCHVREGLDIVKSVWASVTEPALPPEERSPRGYASDRVLIDACRPFKWIDQFPAVNAFPKDFKDKIAQKWEL
- a CDS encoding LLM class flavin-dependent oxidoreductase; the encoded protein is MPRVPVSVGLFPIEPPRRMVALAQLAEELGFSCAWVGDSQMIWREAYVVLGAMAQATTRIELATGVTNPVTRHSAVTAAAMETLHELTGGRVRLGIGLGDSSVETLGARPARLGDLEAAVRDIRALIAGETIDPGAVPLRLTYASPGARVPAYLAVSGPRIHRLAGRLGDGAIILVGVDTSFLEASRTELEHGAAEVGRDLKADGFKTVCWTPCSIAEDGHQARVAVKAHVARVLKRDLPFPLSPKDMAIVHEIRSRYEYYEHMVVGTAHGDIVPDELVEKFAVAGTPAEAREQMERLAATGLVDEIAIIPHAHDPADRERILRIVAETL
- a CDS encoding amidohydrolase family protein, with product FFPYDAAMDEGIAYAKWARARGMTVKIHSGGVSRSGLSTPAGAAVVKALQPDIVGHASGGPIPMPLADLEELIRDTDGYLEVAYAGNPRWSVRLVEQLRQLHALHRITVGTDTPSGTGTAPRGMLRTIALMTSLGGISAPQALCLATGNTAQAHGLRTGLVRPDYPADLLLMGRIRGANGANALDALSSGDLPGISMVLVDGEVLVGGRSEQMPPPEQLAQTVKQR